Proteins from a genomic interval of Trifolium pratense cultivar HEN17-A07 linkage group LG6, ARS_RC_1.1, whole genome shotgun sequence:
- the LOC123888606 gene encoding GDT1-like protein 3 — protein sequence MALQFNNRRTVIALRLFLLLCFVFQTFAQDSLAHDERQDSDGSVDLGRRAKVALNDIENGSVISLSLDSSGVGLFDAFFASLSMILVSEIGDETFIIAALMAMRHPKSIVLSGALSALIIMTVLSTGLGRIVPNLISKKHTNSAATVLYLFFGLRLLYIAWRSDPKSSQKKEMEEVEEKLESGQGKTSFRRFFSRFCTPIFLESFVLTFLAEWGDRSQIATIALATHKNALGVATGATIGHTICTSVAVVGGSMLASRISQRSVATVGGLLFLGFSLSSYFYPPLD from the exons ATGGCGCTTCAATTCAACAATCGAAGAACCGTTATCGCTCTTcgtctctttcttcttctctgCTTCGTCTTTCAAACCTTTGCTCAG GATTCTCTAGCACACGACGAGAGGCAAGATTCCGATGGATCTGTGGATCTCGGTCGCCGCGCCAAA GTTGCGTTGAATGATATAGAGAATGGTTCGGTTATTTCTCTTAGCTTGGATTCATCTGGCGTTGGACTATTCGATGCTTTCTTTGCTAGTTTATCAATGATTCTCGTCAGCGAG ATTGGGGATGAAACATTTATTATAGCAGCTCTTATGGCTATGCGTCATCCTAAGTCAATTGTCTTGTCTGGTGCACTCTCCGCCTTGATTATAATGACG GTACTTTCTACTGGACTAGGAAGGATTGTGCCAAATTTGATTTCAAAGAAGCATACAAATAGTGCTGCCACAG TTCTCTATCTTTTCTTTGGGTTACGACTGCTGTACATTGCTTGGAGATCAGATCCAAAATCTTCACAGAAGAAAGAAATGGAAGAA GTTGAAGAAAAACTAGAAAGTGGACAAGGGAAAACTTCATTTCGGCGGTTCTTTTCAAGATTTTGTACACCCATATTTTTGGAG TCTTTTGTTTTAACATTCCTTGCTGAGTGGGGTGACCGTAGCCAGATTGCAACAATTGCA CTGGCAACACACAAAAACGCACTCGGAGTAGCAACTGGGGCCACTATAGGACACACAATCTGTACCTCAGTGGCAGTGGTGGGAGGAAGCATGTTGGCATCTAGGATTTCCCAGCGTTCTGTAGCCACTGTCGGTGGCCTTCTCTTCCTTGGTTTTTCTTTGTCTTCTTACTTCTACCCTCCGCTAGATTAA
- the LOC123888604 gene encoding CRIB domain-containing protein RIC4-like, with translation MRQRMERLVILPFSSGCISEASVAVGVPQQRRSKHVDTNSPHDAIKGSKGVEDSDDLSGESMKNSLRLLDVVPKPNMSFNKLFKGFKNLSQLFGEKEEELEEVEMDMEIGCPTDVQHVTHIGWDGVTSCNAADSMRGWDALIPPELLSLAASQSLRPKHETSSPIMPSIA, from the exons ATGAGACAACGAATGGAAAGGCTTGTCATTCTTCCTTTCTCTTCTGGTTGTATTTCCGAGGCTAGTGTTGCTGTTGGTGTTCCACAACAAAGAAGATCAAAACATGTAGATACCAATTCACCACATGATGCAATAA AAGGATCTAAAGGAGTCGAGGATTCAGATGATTTGTCTGGTGAAAGTATGAAGAATTCGTTGAGACTCCTTGATGTTGTTCCAAAGCCTAACATGTCCTTCAACAAGTTGTTCAAAGGCTTCAAGAACCTTTCTCAATTGTTTG GGGAGAAAGAAGAGGAATTAGAAGAAGTAGAAATGGACATGGAAATAGGGTGCCCAACAGATGTGCAACATGTGACACACATTGGTTGGGATGGTGTTACAAGCTGTAATGCTGCTGACTCAATGAGGGGATGGGATGCTCTTATTCCTCCCGAGCTCCTTTCTCTAGCAGCCTCTCAATCTTTACGGCCAAAACATGAAACTTCATCTCCCATCATGCCTTCTATTGCATAA
- the LOC123888605 gene encoding putative pentatricopeptide repeat-containing protein At3g23330, producing the protein MTKLSKAKVVGATLLFMGYHIVVSCSRFTNPVLRNNFHIVTTPLPRHPCSFLYSTISFGSPPPLGAYHSHLLKNGSLQNLNLANYLLSLYVKSSNMNHAHKLFYEIPHKNTQTWTILISGFARAGSSEMVFNLFREMQAKGALPNQYTLSSVFKCCSAENNLQMGKGIHAWVLRNGVDGDVVLENSILDLYLKCKAFEYAESFFELMIEKDIVSWNIMTGSYLRVGDVEKSLDMFRKFPYKDVVSWNTIIDGFMQCGYERLALEQLYRMVEYGTEFSAITFSIALILASSLSLVEVGRQLHGRVLKFGLNSDGFIRSSLVEMYGKCGRMDKASTILKDVPLNFLRKENFGVTCKEPKAGMVSWSSMVSGYVWNGKYEDGMKIFRSMVRELVVVDIRTVVTIISACANAGILEFGKQIHAYIQKIGLRIDAYVGSSLIDMYSKSGSLDDAWMIFRRINEPNVVLWTSMISGCALHGQGRNAISLFEGMLHQGIIPNEVSFVAVLNACSHVGLIEEGCRYFKMMKDIYHINPEVEHYTSMVNLYGRSGHLFEAKNFIFENGISHLTPVWRSFLSSCRLHKNIEMGKSVSEMLLQSAPSDPDAYILLSNMCSSNHRWDEAAKVRGLMHQRGVKKQPGQSWIQLKDQIHTFIVGDRSHPQDKEIYSHLDSLIGRLKEIGYSLDVKLVMQDVEEEQREVLISHHSEKLALVFGIINTSQRTPIRIMKNLRICTDCHNFIKYASQLLERDIIVRDTHRFHHFKQGNCSCGDYW; encoded by the coding sequence ATGACTAAGCTTTCCAAAGCTAAGGTTGTGGGGGCAACACTCCTTTTTATGGGTTATCACATTGTTGTGTCTTGTAGTAGATTCACCAACCCTGTTTTACGGAACAATTTTCACATTGTTACCACTCCATTGCCGCGCCACCCATGTTCGTTTCTTTACTCCACCATATCATTTGGGTCACCACCACCATTGGGTGCATATCATTCCCACTTACTCAAGAATGGCTCTCTTCAAAATTTGAACTTGGCTAACTATCTTTTGTCTCTCTATGTTAAATCCAGCAATATGAACCATGCCCATAAGCTGTTCTATGAAATTCCCCATAAAAACACTCAGACATGGACAATCCTTATATCAGGTTTTGCTAGAGCTGGCTCCTCAGAGATGGTCTTTAACCTTTTTAGAGAAATGCAGGCAAAGGGTGCTCTTCCAAATCAGTATACATTGTCTAGTGTTTTCAAGTGTTGTTCAGCTGAAAACAATCTTCAAATGGGTAAAGGAATCCATGCGTGGGTTCTCAGGAATGGGGTTGATGGAGATGTTGTGCTGGAGAATTCTATTCTTGATCTTTACTTGAAATGCAAGGCTTTTGAATATGCTGAAAGTTTTTTTGAGTTGATGATTGAGAAAGACATTGTGTCGTGGAATATAATGACCGGTTCATATCTCCGTGTAGGAGATGTGGAGAAGTCTCTTGACATGTTCAGGAAGTTTCCTTACAAGGATGTTGTGAGTTGGAATACTATCATAGACGGGTTTATGCAATGCGGTTATGAAAGACTGGCTTTGGAACAACTCTATCGTATGGTGGAATATGGGACTGAATTCTCTGCTATCACTTTCTCCATAGCTCTCATTTTGGCGTCCTCTTTGTCACTTGTGGAAGTTGGGAGACAACTTCATGGAAGGGTCTTAAAATTTGGTCTCAACAGTGATGGCTTTATAAGGAGTTCACTTGTGGAAATGTATGGCAAGTGTGGGAGAATGGATAAGGCATCTACAATTCTCAAAGATGTACCTCTcaattttttgagaaaagaGAATTTTGGAGTTACTTGCAAGGAACCAAAGGCAGGAATGGTTTCATGGAGTTCAATGGTTTCTGGTTATGTTTGGAATGGAAAGTATGAAGATGGTATGAAAATTTTCAGGTCAATGGTTCGCGAACTGGTTGTAGTCGACATTCGAACTGTTGTAACCATTATTTCGGCCTGTGCTAATGCTGGAATTTTGGAGTTTGGTAAACAGATTCATGCATACATTCAGAAAATCGGGCTTAGGATAGATGCTTACGTTGGTTCTTCGTTAATTGATATGTATTCTAAATCTGGTAGCTTGGACGACGCTTGGATGATTTTCAGACGAATCAATGAACCAAATGTTGTCTTGTGGACTTCAATGATATCTGGCTGTGCTCTACATGGTCAAGGAAGGAATGCAATTAGTCTCTTTGAAGGAATGTTGCATCAGGGTATCATTCCAAATGAGGTTAGTTTTGTAGCGGTTTTAAATGCATGCAGCCATGTAGGGCTTATTGAAGAAGGATGTAGATATTTTAAGATGATGAAAGATATTTATCACATCAACCCTGAAGTTGAGCACTACACTTCTATGGTCAATCTTTATGGTAGATCAGGTCACTTGTTTGAGGCAAAAAACTTCATCTTTGAAAATGGCATCTCTCACTTGACTCCTGTATGGAGGTCATTTTTATCTTCGTGTCGTCTTCATAAAAATATTGAGATGGGAAAGTCGGTTTCTGAAATGCTACTTCAAAGTGCGCCGTCTGATCCAGACGCGTATATTTTGCTATCAAACATGTGTTCTTCGAATCATAGATGGGACGAAGCTGCCAAAGTAAGGGGTTTAATGCATCAAAGAGGTGTTAAGAAGCAGCCTGGTCAATCTTGGATTCAACTAAAGGATCAAATCCACACTTTTATAGTGGGAGATAGGTCTCACCCACAAGACAAGGAAATATATTCACATCTTGATTCTTTAATAGGAAGATTGAAGGAAATTGGATATTCCCTCGATGTAAAATTGGTCATGCAGGATGTAGAAGAAGAACAAAGGGAAGTACTTATTAGTCATCACAGTGAAAAACTTGCACTTGTGTTTGGTATCATTAACACATCACAGAGGACTCCAATTCGAATCATGAAGAACCTCCGGATTTGTACCGATTGCCATAACTTCATCAAGTATGCATCTCAACTTCTAGAACGTGACATAATTGTCAGAGATACACATAGGTTCCATCATTTTAAGCAGGGTAATTGCTCTTGTGGAGACTATTGGTGA
- the LOC123888608 gene encoding L10-interacting MYB domain-containing protein-like isoform X1 produces the protein MKEDSKMMKGSQQPKDMMRWSEEMDLALLNALTEEAHKGNRHDGSWTSEAYNNVVELLRNTIGGHITKQHIKNRMKTLKENFGEAYDLFNSLSGFAWDPITRKFDAEEEVWDALIKEKPHAVKWKRMCIKNYDMMKDLFGVDRAKGKTSGTGKDKKKRWEKEREKEKEKEFIDLNDSFEDTRMHETESNYVDETPLSPSNFDAFSQGQSNQSNGTTANRVQSERPMLWNPLSRNMRRFQLALMH, from the exons ATGAAAGAAGATTCAAAAATGATGAAGGGAAGTCAACAACCAAAGGACATGATGAGGTGGTCAGAAGAAATGGATCTAGCACTTTTGAATGCATTAACAGAAGAAGCACACAAAGGAAATAGGCATGATGGTTCTTGGACTTCTGAAGCTTACAACAATGTTGTTGAGTTGTTGAGAAACACAATTGGAGGTCATATTACAAAGCAACACATAAAGAATAGAATGAAGACACTAAAAGAGAACTTTGGTGAAGCGTATGATTTGTTCAATAGCTTGAGTGGTTTTGCATGGGATCCAATCACCCGAAAGTTTGATGCAGAGGAGGAAGTGTGGGATGCCTTGATAAAG GAAAAGCCACATGCTGTGAAGTGGAAGAGAATGTGTATCAAGAATTATGACATGATGAAAGATTTGTTTGGAGTAGATAGAGCTAAAGGAAAAACTTCAGGAACTGGTAAGGATAAGAAGAAAAGGTGGGAGAAGGaaagagaaaaggaaaaagaaaaagaatttattGACTTAAATGATAGTTTTGAGGATACAAGGATGCATGAAACAGAATCAAACTATGTGGATGAAACACCTCTTTCTCCGTCGAACTTTGATGCATTCAGTCAAGGTCAATCTAACCAGTCAAATGGAACCACTGCAAATAGGGTGCAAAGCGAAAGGCCCATGTTGTGGAACCCGTTGAGTCGCAATATGAGAAGGTTTCAGTTGGCATTGATGCATTAG
- the LOC123892319 gene encoding uncharacterized protein LOC123892319, with translation MDREMVVDNGDSVNNDDLINDINQVKSQLKQITNVKMGYEIQLLNVLMEDIDKRQRICVVVLLCHIVHALHLLEMILPRHARNLTIRDHYEKERRRVQLMTHLVQTERCRDIIRMSPAAFMKLCEKLRSTGIVKDSTKATIEEQVAKFLHIVGHNVKNRTVSFFFHRSGETVSRHFHNVLWAIISLVDEFIVQPTGAEVPPEILHNPRFFPFFKVMATLSVPPLGWTCNASVFVSKEGFDMKFTYVLSGWEGTASDSRILKDALSREDSLLIPEGKYYLGDAGFPLKGGILTPYRGVRYHLKEYSARGPQNHKELFNLRHSSLRNVIERTFDVLKKRFPIIGGGNEPYYSFPVMTDIFIACCILHNYLMGVDIDNQIIAEVDQELQQRGIDRSSTNQCDEDYRQGANIRENVSTGMWNEYPL, from the exons ATGGATAGAGAAATGGTTGTTGACAATGGGGATAGTGTGAACAATGATGATTTGATCAATGACATTAATCAAGTGAAGTCACAGCTAAAACAAATTACTAATGTGAAGATGGGTTATGAAATCCAACTGCTGAATGTTTTGATGGAAGACATAGATAAGAGGCAGCGTATATGCGTTGTAGTTTTGTTGTGTCATATTGTCCATGCATTGCATTTGTTGGAAATGATATTGCCAAGGCATGCTCGTAATCTTACTATTCGTGATCATTATGAGAAGGAGCGTAGACGTGTTCAATTAATGACACATTTAGTACAAACTGAAAGATGTCGAGACATCATCCGCATGAGCCCTGCAGCATTTATGAAATTATGTGAAAAATTGAGGTCCACTGGTATAGTAAAGGATTCCACAAAAGCAACTATTGAGGAGCAAGTTGCTAAGTTCTTGCACATTGTTGGACATAATGTTAAAAATCGAACAGTGTCTTTCTTTTTTCATCGTTCGGGAGAAACAGTAAGTCGTCATTTCCACAATGTGTTATGGGCTATAATATCTTTAGTAGATGAGTTCATTGTTCAGCCCACTGGTGCAGAAGTACCTCCAGAAATACTTCACAATCCTAGATTCTTCCCtttttttaag GTGATGGCGACATTGTCAGTTCCGCCATTGGGGTGGACCTGCAACGCGTCAGTTTTTGTCTCAAAAGAGGG CTTCGATATGAAATTCACATATGTGTTAAGTGGTTGGGAAGGAACAGCATCCGACTCTAGAATTTTAAAAGATGCTTTGTCTAGAGAAGATTCATTACTAATTCCTGAAG GGAAATATTACCTTGGGGATGCAGGATTTCCCTTAAAGGGAGGGATACTTACACCATATAGAGGTGTTCGTTACCATCTGAAGGAGTACTCAGCTAGAGGTCCCCAAAATCACAAAGAATTATTCAATCTTCGACACTCATCACTTCGAAATGTCATCGAGAGGACATTTGATGTACTTAAGAAGAGATTTCCAATTATAGGTGGTGGTAATGAGCCATATTATTCGTTTCCCGTCATGACAGATATTTTCATCGCGTGTTGCATACTGCATAACTACTTGATGGGAGTTGATATTGACAACCAAATCATAGCTGAAGTTGATCAAGAATTGCAACAACGTGGCATAGATCGAAGTTCCACGAATCAATGTGACGAAGATTATAGACAAGGAGCAAATATAAGAGAGAATGTTTCGACTGGAATGTGGAATGAATACCCACTATAA
- the LOC123888608 gene encoding L10-interacting MYB domain-containing protein-like isoform X2: protein MSFSLFLILMIISVYLFFSCNFFQMKEDSKMMKGSQQPKDMMRWSEEMDLALLNALTEEAHKGNRHDGSWTSEAYNNVVELLRNTIGGHITKQHIKNRMKTLKENFGEAYDLFNSLSGFAWDPITRKFDAEEEVWDALIKEKPHAVKWKRMCIKNYDMMKDLFGVDRAKGKTSGTGKDKKKRWEKEREKEKEKEFIDLNDSFEDTRMHETESNYVDETPLSPSNFDAFSQGQSNQSNGTTANRVQSERPMLWNPLSRNMRRFQLALMH from the exons ATGTCATTCTCTTTATTTCTAATATTAATGATAATTAGTGTGTACCTATTTttttcatgtaatttttttcagATGAAAGAAGATTCAAAAATGATGAAGGGAAGTCAACAACCAAAGGACATGATGAGGTGGTCAGAAGAAATGGATCTAGCACTTTTGAATGCATTAACAGAAGAAGCACACAAAGGAAATAGGCATGATGGTTCTTGGACTTCTGAAGCTTACAACAATGTTGTTGAGTTGTTGAGAAACACAATTGGAGGTCATATTACAAAGCAACACATAAAGAATAGAATGAAGACACTAAAAGAGAACTTTGGTGAAGCGTATGATTTGTTCAATAGCTTGAGTGGTTTTGCATGGGATCCAATCACCCGAAAGTTTGATGCAGAGGAGGAAGTGTGGGATGCCTTGATAAAG GAAAAGCCACATGCTGTGAAGTGGAAGAGAATGTGTATCAAGAATTATGACATGATGAAAGATTTGTTTGGAGTAGATAGAGCTAAAGGAAAAACTTCAGGAACTGGTAAGGATAAGAAGAAAAGGTGGGAGAAGGaaagagaaaaggaaaaagaaaaagaatttattGACTTAAATGATAGTTTTGAGGATACAAGGATGCATGAAACAGAATCAAACTATGTGGATGAAACACCTCTTTCTCCGTCGAACTTTGATGCATTCAGTCAAGGTCAATCTAACCAGTCAAATGGAACCACTGCAAATAGGGTGCAAAGCGAAAGGCCCATGTTGTGGAACCCGTTGAGTCGCAATATGAGAAGGTTTCAGTTGGCATTGATGCATTAG